A single Oncorhynchus mykiss isolate Arlee chromosome 24, USDA_OmykA_1.1, whole genome shotgun sequence DNA region contains:
- the LOC110503985 gene encoding diacylglycerol O-acyltransferase 2, which produces MYLSTYVSFFSEILRCLLDGTGSVLLSALQSLLSVRWAWYPRLEKQVQVFSVMQSIVSFLIMGPISSVVMLYLLWTDLWCVTASCTIWLFYDWNTQTRQANRYIYIATSKNTVGLIKTHNLLPNRNYILGYHPHGIGALCNFATESNGFLAKFPGITPFVATLAGNFHMPLAREYLMSAGLTWCLCTHLERIMCISI; this is translated from the exons ATGTACTTGTCCACCTATGTCTCATTTTTTTCAGAAATCCTACGATGCTTGCTAGATG GCACAGGCTCCGTCCTCCTGTCGGCCCTGCAGTCCCTGCTCTCTGTGCGCTGGGCCTGGTATCCCAGGCTGGAGAAGCAGGTCCAGGTCTTCTCTGTCATGCAGTCCATCGTCTCCTTCCTTATCATGG GCCCTATATCCTCTGTGGTGATGCTGTACCTCCTCTGGACTGACCTCTGGTGTGTCACAGCCTCATGTACCATCTGGCTCTTCTATGATTGGAACACACAAACAAGGCAAGCTAATCGCTACATTTACATCGCTACTTCAAAGAATACAGTTGGA CTTATCAAGACTCACAACTTGTTGCCCAATCGAAACTACATCCTTGGCTACCACCCACATGGAATTGGAGCACTTTGTAACTTTGCAACTGAGTCCAATGGTTTTTTAGCCAAGTTCCCTGGAATAACACCATTTGTGGCTACCCTGGCTGGGAACTTCCACATGCCATTAGCCAGAGAGTACCTGATGTCTGCAG GGCTGACCTGGTGCCTGTGTACTCATTTGGAGAGAATTATGTGTATAAGCATCTGA
- the LOC110503984 gene encoding microtubule-associated protein 6 homolog isoform X1 yields MAWPCITRACCINRFWSELDKADIAVPLVFTKYSDVAEVQHLHPQPPSRQKRTGPITIETQPSHSEPAAVAAKAPPATGAASGKHGCNASVMRQDFREWKDIRPEPSYKPKNEYHPSATPFNNVTQYQKDYKPWPVPKKGDHPWIPKPSPTASSGAQEGGVGTKLEHAATEPESGVEKSEIEEKVQEKESIERKKKPLKEKSVEKKVSAKTEGQPPAGGTVEGKGRAAADALNRQIKQVVSTGTGSSYRNEFKAYKDVKPVKLTKPQSQYKPPLDEKDKTSLETSYSATYKGEQTKVQPTDNKLLERRRIRSLYNEPGGKETTKVDKTKTKPKKTPTTTSKMVKKVKEKTIAGALSTKKKTSTSTKPDESKPGGVISKKSKEISNRLAEAKK; encoded by the exons ATGGCATGGCCGTGCATCACACGGGCTTGCTGCATTAACCGCTTCTGGAGTGAATTAGACAAAGCGGACATCGCCGTGCCTCTGGTTTTCACGAAATATTCGGATGTGGCCGAGGTGCAACACCTCCATCCTCAGCCTCCATCTAGACAGAAGAGGACCGGACCTATCACCATAGAAACCCAACCTTCTCACAGTGAACCGGCGGCGGTGGCGGCCAAGGCACCGCCCGCGACTGGTGCCGCATCAGGAAAACATGGCTGTAATGCGTCTGTGATGCGCCAGGATTTCAGGGAATGGAAAGATATACGCCCGGAGCCCAGCTACAAACCCAAGAATGAATATCACCCCTCGGCGACTCCTTTCAACAACGTAACCCAGTATCAGAAGGATTATAAACCATGGCCTGTCCCGAAAAAGGGAGACCACCCCTGGATCCCCAAACCCAGCCCCACTGCCTCCTCCGGTGCCCAAGAAGGAGGCGTTGGGACCAAATTGGAGCATGCAGCCACAGAGCCCGAGAGCGGTGTGGAGAAGAGTGAAATTGAAGAAAAGGTGCAAGAGAAAGAATCCATAGAGAGGAAAAAGAAACCATTGAAGGAGAAGAGTGTAGAGAAGAAAGTGAGTGCCAAAACGGAGGGACAGCCACCAGCAGGTGGCACTGTGGAGGGGAAAGGAAGGGCAGCAGCAGACGCGCTGAACAGACAGATAAAACAGGTCGTCTCAACTGGCACTGGCAGCTCTTATAG GAATGAGTTCAAGGCATACAAAGATGTGAAGCCAGTGAAGTTAACCAAGCCCCAGTCTCAGTACAAACCTCCTCTGGATGAGAAGGACAAGACCAGCCTGGAGACCAGTTACAGCGCCACCTACAAGGGGGAGCAGACCAAGGTGCAGCCCACTGACAACAAGCTGCTGGAGCGCAGGAGGATACGCAGCCTGTACAACGAGCCGGGCGGCAAGGAGACCACCAAG GTGGACAAGACAAAAACCAAACCAAAAAAGACACCAACAACAACGAGCAAAATGGTGAAAAAGGTGAAAGAGAAGACCATCGCTGGTGCACTGTCAACCAAGAAGAAAACCTCCACGAGCACCAAACCAGACGAGTCCAAGCCAGGAGGAGTTATCTCAAAGAAGAGCAAAGAGATAAGCAATAGACTGGCTGAGGCAAAAAAGTAA
- the LOC110503984 gene encoding microtubule-associated protein 6 homolog isoform X2 translates to MAWPCITRACCINRFWSELDKADIAVPLVFTKYSDVAEVQHLHPQPPSRQKRTGPITIETQPSHSEPAAVAAKAPPATGAASGKHGCNASVMRQDFREWKDIRPEPSYKPKNEYHPSATPFNNVTQYQKDYKPWPVPKKGDHPWIPKPSPTASSGAQEGGVGTKLEHAATEPESGVEKSEIEEKVQEKESIERKKKPLKEKSVEKKVSAKTEGQPPAGGTVEGKGRAAADALNRQIKQVVSTGTGSSYRNEFKAYKDVKPVKLTKPQSQYKPPLDEKDKTSLETSYSATYKGEQTKVQPTDNKLLERRRIRSLYNEPGGKETTKDCSETESSSILDLL, encoded by the exons ATGGCATGGCCGTGCATCACACGGGCTTGCTGCATTAACCGCTTCTGGAGTGAATTAGACAAAGCGGACATCGCCGTGCCTCTGGTTTTCACGAAATATTCGGATGTGGCCGAGGTGCAACACCTCCATCCTCAGCCTCCATCTAGACAGAAGAGGACCGGACCTATCACCATAGAAACCCAACCTTCTCACAGTGAACCGGCGGCGGTGGCGGCCAAGGCACCGCCCGCGACTGGTGCCGCATCAGGAAAACATGGCTGTAATGCGTCTGTGATGCGCCAGGATTTCAGGGAATGGAAAGATATACGCCCGGAGCCCAGCTACAAACCCAAGAATGAATATCACCCCTCGGCGACTCCTTTCAACAACGTAACCCAGTATCAGAAGGATTATAAACCATGGCCTGTCCCGAAAAAGGGAGACCACCCCTGGATCCCCAAACCCAGCCCCACTGCCTCCTCCGGTGCCCAAGAAGGAGGCGTTGGGACCAAATTGGAGCATGCAGCCACAGAGCCCGAGAGCGGTGTGGAGAAGAGTGAAATTGAAGAAAAGGTGCAAGAGAAAGAATCCATAGAGAGGAAAAAGAAACCATTGAAGGAGAAGAGTGTAGAGAAGAAAGTGAGTGCCAAAACGGAGGGACAGCCACCAGCAGGTGGCACTGTGGAGGGGAAAGGAAGGGCAGCAGCAGACGCGCTGAACAGACAGATAAAACAGGTCGTCTCAACTGGCACTGGCAGCTCTTATAG GAATGAGTTCAAGGCATACAAAGATGTGAAGCCAGTGAAGTTAACCAAGCCCCAGTCTCAGTACAAACCTCCTCTGGATGAGAAGGACAAGACCAGCCTGGAGACCAGTTACAGCGCCACCTACAAGGGGGAGCAGACCAAGGTGCAGCCCACTGACAACAAGCTGCTGGAGCGCAGGAGGATACGCAGCCTGTACAACGAGCCGGGCGGCAAGGAGACCACCAAG GACTGTTCTGAGACTGAGAGCAGCTCTATTCTAGATCTGCTGTAG